TACTTTCCTTTGACTATTACAAGTCCACCTTTATGTCCTGGAACCGCTCCTTTAATAAGGATAAGGTTCTTCTCGGGGATAACGTCAACAATTTCAAGATTCTTCACGGTAACAGTTTCGTTTCCGTAATGACCTGCCATCCTTTTACCTTTGTGAACTCTTCCCGGGTCAGCACAGGCACCGATGGAACCAGGACCTTCGTGGAAGTCTGAACCGTGAGACCTTCTACCACCGCCGAAGCCGTGGCGCTTATGATAACCTGCAAAACCTCTACCTTTGGATTTACCCGTTACATCAACCTTCTCACCAGGCTGGAATATTTCTACAGTTATCTTGTCCCCAACGTTGTACTCATCTACGTTGTCAAACTTTACCTCTTTAAGCCACCTTGTAGGCTTTATCCCTGCTTTCTTGAAGTGTCCCAAGAGAGGCTTGGGAAACTTGTGCTCGGCTTTGTTCTTTTCCATAAAACCAAGTTGAAGAGCTGCGTATCCATCCTTTTCAGGAGTTCTTTTCTGAACAACCGTGCAAGGTCCTGCTTCAATAACAGTAACAGCTATAGCCTTGCCATCTTCTGTAAAAATTTGTGTCATTCCAACTTTTCTACCGAGGATCCCTTTCATCCTTACACCTCTTTAATTAGTCAAGCTTTATCTCTACATCTACACCGGCGGGAAGCTTGAGATCCATTAAAGCTTCCACGGTTTGCGGTTTTGGATTCTTGATGTCAAGTAACCTTCTGTGTCTTCTAATTTCAAACTGTTCCTGAGAGTACTTATACTTGTGAGGAGACCTAATCACGCTCCACACTGAGCGTTTCGTAGGTAAAGGAATAGGACCGGCGACGATAGCACCAGTCCTTTTAACAGTTTCAATTATTTCCTGAACAGACCTATCAAGTAATCTATGGTCATAAGCCGTTAATTTTATTCTTATGCGATCCTGCGCCATCACCTTACCCCTTATTAATCAAGAATTTCTGTAACTACTCCAGCACCTACCGTCCTTCCACCTTCACGAATAGCAAATCTTAACCCTTCTTCTATAGCTACA
This region of Desulfurobacterium pacificum genomic DNA includes:
- the rplC gene encoding 50S ribosomal protein L3 — its product is MKGILGRKVGMTQIFTEDGKAIAVTVIEAGPCTVVQKRTPEKDGYAALQLGFMEKNKAEHKFPKPLLGHFKKAGIKPTRWLKEVKFDNVDEYNVGDKITVEIFQPGEKVDVTGKSKGRGFAGYHKRHGFGGGRRSHGSDFHEGPGSIGACADPGRVHKGKRMAGHYGNETVTVKNLEIVDVIPEKNLILIKGAVPGHKGGLVIVKGK
- the rpsJ gene encoding 30S ribosomal protein S10, translated to MAQDRIRIKLTAYDHRLLDRSVQEIIETVKRTGAIVAGPIPLPTKRSVWSVIRSPHKYKYSQEQFEIRRHRRLLDIKNPKPQTVEALMDLKLPAGVDVEIKLD